Proteins encoded within one genomic window of Streptomyces sp. NBC_01314:
- a CDS encoding FAD-binding protein: MTETLTNWAGNITYTAKELHRPHSVDALRTLVAGSERVRVLGSGHSFNEIAEPGPEGVLLSLTGLPPAIEVDSGARTVRVGGGVRYAELARVVHAHGLALHNMASLPHISVAGSVATGTHGSGDGNGPLAAAVREVELVTADGTTLTLTRGDDRFGAAVTSLGALGVVTALTLDLEPAFEVNQHVFGELPLAGLDFTAVSGAAYSVSLFTRWQHSGFDQAWVKRRSDRPDSDFPWAAPATEAMHPVPGMPAVNCTEQFGVPGPWHERLPHFRAEFTPSSGDELQSEYLLPRSFAVDALNALDGIRHTVAPVLQVCEVRTMAADEQWIGPAHGRDTIALHFTWIADAAPVLPVVRRVEEVLAPFEARPHWGKVFTVPAAELGRLYPRLGDFRRVADGLDPAGKFRNTFVRDVLGA, translated from the coding sequence ATGACGGAGACCCTGACGAACTGGGCCGGGAACATCACGTACACCGCGAAGGAGTTGCACCGGCCGCACTCCGTCGACGCGCTGCGAACCCTGGTCGCGGGCAGCGAGAGGGTGCGGGTGCTGGGCAGCGGGCACTCGTTCAACGAGATCGCGGAGCCCGGCCCCGAGGGCGTCCTGCTCTCCCTGACCGGGCTGCCGCCGGCGATCGAGGTGGACTCGGGGGCCCGTACGGTACGGGTCGGCGGCGGTGTCCGGTACGCGGAGCTGGCCCGGGTGGTGCACGCCCACGGTCTCGCCCTGCACAACATGGCCTCCCTCCCGCACATCTCGGTGGCGGGCTCGGTCGCCACCGGCACCCATGGCTCGGGCGACGGGAACGGTCCACTCGCGGCGGCCGTCCGCGAGGTCGAGCTGGTCACGGCGGACGGTACGACGCTGACGCTCACCCGCGGCGACGACCGCTTCGGCGCGGCGGTCACCTCGCTCGGCGCCCTCGGCGTGGTCACCGCGCTCACCCTCGACCTGGAGCCCGCCTTCGAGGTGAATCAGCATGTCTTCGGTGAACTGCCCCTGGCCGGGCTGGACTTCACCGCCGTGTCGGGGGCGGCGTACAGCGTGAGTCTCTTCACCCGCTGGCAGCACTCCGGCTTCGACCAGGCGTGGGTCAAGCGGCGCTCGGACCGGCCCGACTCGGACTTTCCGTGGGCCGCGCCCGCGACCGAGGCGATGCACCCGGTGCCGGGGATGCCGGCGGTGAACTGCACCGAGCAGTTCGGGGTGCCCGGTCCCTGGCACGAGCGGCTGCCGCACTTCCGGGCCGAGTTCACGCCGAGCAGCGGGGACGAGCTGCAGTCGGAGTATCTGCTGCCGCGCTCGTTCGCGGTGGACGCCCTGAACGCGCTCGACGGGATCCGGCACACCGTGGCACCGGTGCTGCAGGTCTGCGAGGTCCGCACGATGGCCGCCGACGAGCAGTGGATCGGCCCCGCCCACGGCCGGGACACGATCGCGCTGCACTTCACGTGGATCGCGGACGCGGCGCCCGTACTGCCGGTGGTGCGGCGGGTGGAGGAGGTGCTCGCGCCGTTCGAGGCACGGCCGCACTGGGGCAAGGTGTTCACCGTGCCGGCGGCCGAACTGGGGCGGCTGTACCCCCGGCTGGGTGATTTCCGGAGGGTGGCCGACGGGCTGGACCCGGCGGGCAAGTTCCGCAACACCTTCGTACGGGATGTGCTCGGCGCCTGA
- a CDS encoding methylated-DNA--[protein]-cysteine S-methyltransferase: MTTEQGTYYTVVDSPAGQLLLTADEFGALTSLSVPEQKGGRVPSAGWLRDPAPFRAAEEQLAAYFAGELKEFQLELRGEGTDFRRRVWAALDDVPYGATTTYGAIAARIGAPRAAVRAVGGAIGANPLLILRPCHRVIGANGALTGYAGGLDRKRLLLGLEGAL, encoded by the coding sequence GTGACCACCGAGCAAGGCACCTACTACACCGTCGTCGACAGCCCCGCCGGGCAACTCCTCCTCACCGCCGACGAGTTCGGCGCACTCACCTCCCTCTCCGTACCCGAGCAGAAGGGCGGCCGGGTGCCGTCGGCGGGCTGGCTGCGCGACCCGGCGCCCTTCCGGGCGGCCGAGGAGCAGCTCGCGGCCTACTTCGCCGGTGAACTCAAGGAATTCCAACTGGAGTTGCGCGGCGAAGGCACCGACTTCCGGCGGCGGGTCTGGGCCGCGCTCGACGACGTCCCGTACGGCGCGACCACCACGTACGGGGCCATCGCCGCCCGTATCGGGGCGCCCCGGGCCGCCGTCCGGGCAGTGGGCGGTGCGATCGGCGCGAACCCCCTCCTCATCCTCCGCCCCTGCCACCGGGTGATCGGCGCGAACGGCGCCCTCACGGGGTACGCCGGCGGCCTCGACCGCAAGCGCCTCCTCCTGGGGCTGGAGGGTGCGCTCTAG
- a CDS encoding DUF456 domain-containing protein yields MGAWELLLVAVVLLLGLCGVLVPGVPGSWLVWAGVMWWALEDPRPAAWWVLVGATVVLLASWAVRWSLPPRRLAESGATPRMGVYAGSGALLGFCLLPALGAIPGFVAGIYLSERLRLGRPDAAKAATRTAMRSGGSSVLAELFACLLVAGAWVGVVFGG; encoded by the coding sequence ATGGGAGCGTGGGAACTCCTGCTGGTCGCGGTGGTACTGCTGCTCGGCCTGTGCGGAGTGCTGGTGCCCGGCGTGCCGGGGTCCTGGCTCGTATGGGCCGGGGTCATGTGGTGGGCGCTGGAGGACCCGCGGCCCGCCGCCTGGTGGGTGCTGGTGGGTGCCACCGTCGTACTGCTCGCGTCCTGGGCGGTCCGCTGGTCCCTGCCGCCCAGGCGCCTGGCGGAGAGCGGCGCCACCCCCCGAATGGGCGTGTACGCCGGTTCCGGCGCCCTCCTCGGTTTCTGCCTCCTCCCCGCGCTCGGCGCGATCCCCGGCTTCGTCGCCGGCATCTACCTCTCCGAGCGGCTCCGCCTGGGCCGCCCCGACGCGGCGAAGGCCGCCACACGCACGGCGATGCGCTCGGGCGGGTCGAGCGTCCTGGCGGAGCTCTTCGCGTGCCTGCTGGTGGCGGGGGCGTGGGTGGGTGTGGTGTTCGGGGGCTGA
- a CDS encoding hydroxyacid dehydrogenase, whose translation MPERPLALFAMTAENVPRIFPPDVLSRLRETVEIDPALVAEDFTDPRVRKALAEVEVLITGWGCPRIDEAVLDAAPRLRAVLHSAGSVKGFVTPAVWERGIAVSTAAAANALPVAEYTLAMILLAGKDILGRRERLRTERVSPGWGFVPGIGNHGRRVGVIGASRIGRRVIELLRPFDLRVSLTDPYVDEAGAAALGVPLLPLDDLLRTCDIVTVHAPDTPETHRLLDRRALALMPDGAVLVNTARGALVDHDALIDELRAGRLSAILDVTDPEPLPADSPLLDLPNAFVTPHLAGSQGNEVARLGLAVTEEAERLATGREPAHALDRATLERMA comes from the coding sequence TTGCCCGAGCGTCCGCTCGCCCTGTTCGCCATGACGGCCGAGAACGTTCCGCGGATCTTCCCGCCGGATGTGCTGTCCCGCCTGCGCGAGACCGTGGAGATCGATCCCGCCCTGGTCGCCGAGGACTTCACCGATCCCCGGGTCCGCAAGGCGCTGGCCGAGGTCGAGGTGCTGATCACCGGCTGGGGCTGCCCCCGTATCGACGAGGCGGTCCTGGACGCGGCGCCCAGGCTGCGGGCGGTGCTGCACTCGGCGGGATCGGTGAAGGGGTTCGTCACCCCCGCCGTCTGGGAGCGCGGGATCGCCGTCTCCACGGCGGCCGCCGCCAACGCCCTGCCCGTGGCCGAGTACACGCTCGCCATGATCCTGCTCGCCGGCAAGGACATCCTCGGCCGCCGTGAACGCCTGCGGACCGAGCGGGTCTCGCCGGGCTGGGGGTTCGTCCCCGGCATCGGCAACCACGGCCGCCGCGTCGGCGTCATCGGCGCCTCCCGCATCGGCCGCCGGGTCATCGAACTGCTGCGCCCCTTCGACCTGCGGGTGAGCCTCACCGACCCCTACGTCGACGAGGCCGGGGCCGCCGCCCTCGGCGTACCCCTGCTGCCGCTCGACGACCTGCTGCGCACCTGCGACATCGTCACCGTGCACGCCCCGGACACCCCCGAGACACACCGGCTCCTCGACCGCCGCGCACTCGCCCTCATGCCCGACGGGGCCGTCCTCGTGAACACCGCGCGCGGCGCCCTCGTCGACCACGACGCGCTCATCGACGAGCTGCGCGCCGGTCGGCTCTCCGCGATCCTCGACGTCACCGACCCCGAGCCGCTGCCCGCCGACTCCCCGCTCCTCGACCTGCCGAACGCCTTCGTCACCCCCCACCTGGCCGGCTCCCAGGGCAACGAGGTCGCCCGCCTCGGCCTCGCGGTCACGGAGGAGGCCGAACGGCTCGCCACCGGACGCGAGCCGGCGCACGCGCTCGACCGGGCGACGCTGGAACGCATGGCGTGA
- a CDS encoding bifunctional transcriptional activator/DNA repair enzyme AdaA: protein MKDEDTRYEAVRSRDARFDGEFFFAVGTTGIYCRPSCPAVTPKRENVRFYGTAAAAQGAGFRACRRCRPDAVPGSAEWNVRADAVGRAMRLIADGVVDREGVAGLAVRLGYSARQVQRQLTAEVGAGPVALARVQRAHTARVLLQTTALPVTQIAFASGFASVRQFNDTIRAVYAMTPSALRAGAPRRSAGSPTAGIPLRLAYRGACQSTALFDVLTAEAVTGVEEMTGGRGHRVYRRTLRLPYGTGIAEVDERPPSGRPRAVSSPARHAAPHPGGWLDARLHLTDPRDLTTAVQRLRRLFDLDADPYAVDERLGEDARLAPLVAARPGLRSPGAADPEEFAVRALVGREEAELLVRAYGKTLDAPHGTLTHLFPEPAALAGAGGPLGALATALADGTVRLDVGADRDDTEAALLALPGLDARTVAEIRTRALGDPDVAPPDESVPDTWRPWRSYALQHLQTQAQAQAETQAQAQAQKQGVQS from the coding sequence ATGAAGGACGAGGACACCAGGTACGAGGCCGTGCGCAGCAGGGACGCGCGGTTCGACGGGGAGTTCTTCTTCGCCGTCGGGACGACCGGGATCTACTGTCGGCCGAGCTGCCCGGCGGTGACGCCCAAACGGGAGAACGTCCGCTTCTACGGAACCGCGGCCGCCGCCCAGGGCGCCGGATTCCGGGCCTGCCGACGGTGTCGCCCGGACGCCGTGCCCGGGTCGGCCGAGTGGAACGTGCGCGCGGACGCCGTGGGCCGGGCCATGCGGCTCATCGCGGACGGTGTCGTCGACCGGGAGGGCGTCGCCGGCCTGGCCGTGCGGCTGGGATACAGCGCACGCCAGGTCCAGCGGCAGCTGACCGCAGAGGTCGGCGCCGGGCCCGTCGCCCTGGCCCGCGTCCAGCGGGCCCACACCGCCCGTGTCCTTCTGCAGACCACCGCCCTCCCGGTCACCCAGATCGCCTTCGCGTCCGGCTTCGCCAGCGTGCGCCAGTTCAACGACACGATCAGGGCGGTGTACGCCATGACGCCGAGCGCCCTGCGCGCCGGGGCGCCCCGGCGCTCCGCCGGGTCGCCGACCGCCGGAATCCCGCTCCGGCTCGCGTACCGGGGCGCGTGCCAGTCCACCGCGCTCTTCGACGTCCTCACCGCCGAGGCCGTCACCGGCGTCGAGGAGATGACCGGCGGGCGCGGCCACCGCGTCTACCGGCGCACCCTCCGCCTTCCGTACGGCACCGGCATCGCCGAGGTCGACGAACGGCCGCCGAGCGGACGGCCGCGCGCGGTGTCGTCCCCGGCCCGGCACGCGGCCCCGCATCCCGGCGGCTGGCTCGACGCCCGGCTCCATCTCACCGACCCCCGGGATCTCACCACCGCCGTGCAGAGGCTGCGGCGACTGTTCGATCTGGACGCCGATCCGTACGCCGTGGACGAGCGCCTCGGGGAGGACGCGCGACTCGCCCCGCTCGTCGCCGCCAGGCCGGGGCTGCGCTCGCCGGGGGCGGCCGATCCGGAGGAGTTCGCGGTACGGGCGCTCGTGGGCCGCGAGGAGGCGGAACTGCTCGTGCGGGCGTACGGGAAGACGCTGGACGCCCCGCACGGGACGCTGACCCACCTGTTCCCCGAACCGGCCGCACTGGCCGGCGCGGGCGGCCCGCTCGGCGCCCTCGCCACCGCCCTCGCCGACGGCACCGTCCGCCTCGACGTGGGCGCGGACCGTGACGACACCGAGGCCGCACTGCTCGCGCTGCCGGGCCTGGACGCCCGTACCGTCGCGGAGATCCGCACCCGCGCCCTCGGCGACCCGGACGTGGCACCGCCGGACGAGTCCGTGCCGGACACCTGGCGGCCATGGCGGTCGTACGCCCTCCAACACCTACAGACGCAGGCACAGGCACAGGCAGAGACGCAGGCGCAGGCGCAGGCACAGAAACAGGGAGTTCAGTCGTGA
- a CDS encoding cellulose binding domain-containing protein, with the protein MPDLPKPQDAAEAALFSECWDAVLSYADLCTSGSTAATQLATEAFTNGMHEARALEFDAWGERGAGRRSLRLPRIPFLLTWVRTSAATWEEGGQGHRLDPDLRLWLNSDRAARYTGPPLHRPLALRALRDMQEPDAALLWLAEVESLPLGSVARRLGLDPEVARSELDQVRALFRDRCHRSQIDMPMNPDCRSYTRLLDAVTRSPGTDTPDDLSRHLATCVECAEAAACLGLHGGGLPAALAGGVIGWSGLAYLERRRRAADAGMLPGRADASGSDRGLSPGREPKPRFGRNGLLVGAGLVSVLALAVSLMPFGEDDTAADGTSAGDSAVVQRDPRSPVTLPPSGDGSGLQSTTRPQATGSGDEDDKGESGNSNEEPQGDSSTPARVSHKPVGPGKSPDATCHVRYQIVNEWPGGFQAALTVTSAKAVDSWHVGWTYAADQRVTQMWDGAFDQNGSQVAVTAADYNKTVAAGGTFGVGFLGIWQGFDNPDPVDFTLNGRPCEQGD; encoded by the coding sequence ATGCCTGACCTGCCGAAGCCTCAGGACGCCGCCGAGGCCGCGCTGTTTTCGGAATGCTGGGACGCGGTCCTGTCGTACGCCGACCTCTGCACGTCCGGTTCGACCGCGGCGACCCAACTGGCCACCGAGGCCTTCACGAACGGTATGCACGAGGCGCGCGCCCTGGAGTTCGACGCGTGGGGCGAACGCGGCGCCGGACGGCGTTCCCTGCGGCTGCCTCGAATACCGTTCCTCCTGACCTGGGTCAGGACCAGCGCCGCGACCTGGGAGGAGGGCGGCCAGGGCCACCGGCTCGACCCCGACCTGCGCCTCTGGCTCAACTCGGACAGGGCCGCGCGCTACACCGGCCCACCGCTGCACCGCCCCCTCGCCCTGCGTGCCCTGCGGGACATGCAGGAACCCGACGCGGCGCTGCTGTGGCTGGCCGAGGTCGAATCGCTGCCGCTGGGCTCGGTGGCCCGCCGACTCGGCCTCGACCCGGAGGTCGCCAGGAGCGAACTCGACCAGGTACGGGCGCTGTTCAGGGACCGCTGCCACCGCAGCCAGATCGACATGCCCATGAACCCCGACTGCCGCAGCTACACCCGGCTGCTGGACGCGGTCACCCGCTCGCCCGGCACCGACACCCCTGACGACCTGTCACGGCACCTCGCCACCTGCGTGGAGTGCGCCGAGGCCGCGGCCTGCCTCGGCCTGCACGGCGGCGGCCTGCCCGCCGCGCTCGCCGGCGGAGTGATCGGCTGGAGCGGACTCGCCTACCTGGAGCGCCGTCGCCGCGCGGCCGACGCCGGGATGCTCCCCGGGCGCGCGGACGCCTCCGGCAGCGACCGGGGACTCTCGCCGGGCAGGGAGCCCAAACCCCGGTTCGGCCGCAACGGGCTGCTCGTCGGAGCCGGCCTCGTCTCCGTGCTGGCGCTCGCCGTCTCCCTCATGCCCTTCGGCGAGGACGACACGGCCGCCGACGGCACGTCCGCCGGAGACTCGGCGGTGGTCCAGCGCGACCCACGGTCCCCGGTGACCCTGCCACCGTCCGGCGACGGGTCCGGACTGCAGAGCACGACCCGGCCCCAGGCGACCGGTTCCGGCGACGAGGACGACAAGGGAGAGAGCGGCAACAGCAACGAGGAGCCCCAGGGCGACTCCTCGACGCCGGCCCGCGTCTCCCACAAGCCGGTCGGCCCCGGCAAGTCGCCCGACGCCACCTGCCACGTCCGCTACCAGATCGTCAACGAATGGCCGGGCGGCTTCCAGGCCGCCCTCACCGTCACCTCCGCCAAGGCCGTCGACAGCTGGCACGTCGGCTGGACCTACGCCGCCGACCAGCGCGTCACCCAGATGTGGGACGGCGCCTTCGACCAGAACGGCTCCCAGGTCGCCGTCACCGCCGCCGACTACAACAAGACCGTCGCCGCGGGCGGCACCTTCGGCGTCGGCTTCCTCGGCATCTGGCAGGGCTTCGACAACCCCGACCCCGTGGACTTCACGCTCAACGGCAGGCCCTGCGAGCAGGGGGACTGA
- the rsgA gene encoding ribosome small subunit-dependent GTPase A: MSFSSLPGSSSSSLPGLSSSASHPLVPYGWDAGWEAEFAPYAGQGLLPGRVVRVDRGLCDVVTPAGTVRADTEFVVPRDPMKVVCTGDWVAVDPADSDPCYVQTLLPRRTAFVRSTSSKRSEGQVLATNIDYVVICVSLAVELDLGRIERFLALAMSGSGGEAPLHASALSWESGARPVVVLTKADLVPDAVTLGHLVQDVETVAPGVAVLPVSSALGEGLDVLAAVLSGGTSVLLGQSGAGKSTLANALLGEDVMDVQAIRDADGKGRHTTTTRNLLALPGGGVLIDTPGLRGVGLWDAESGVGQVFSEIEELAADCRFHDCAHIAEPGCAVLGAVESGELSERRLDSYRKLLRENQRIVAKSDARVRAEIRKDWKRKGAEGRAAMEAKRGGRR; this comes from the coding sequence TTGTCTTTCTCTTCTCTCCCGGGTTCGTCCTCCTCTTCTCTCCCGGGTTTGTCCTCGTCTGCTTCGCATCCGCTCGTGCCGTACGGCTGGGACGCGGGCTGGGAGGCCGAGTTCGCTCCGTATGCCGGGCAGGGTCTGCTGCCCGGTCGGGTCGTCCGGGTCGACCGTGGCCTGTGTGACGTCGTCACTCCGGCGGGCACCGTCCGCGCCGACACCGAGTTCGTCGTGCCCCGTGACCCGATGAAGGTCGTGTGCACGGGGGACTGGGTCGCCGTCGACCCTGCGGACAGCGACCCGTGCTACGTGCAGACACTTCTGCCGCGCCGTACCGCCTTCGTACGCTCGACCTCGTCCAAGCGCTCCGAGGGCCAGGTACTGGCCACCAACATCGATTACGTCGTCATCTGTGTGTCGCTCGCGGTCGAACTGGACCTCGGGCGGATCGAACGGTTCCTGGCGCTGGCCATGTCCGGTTCGGGTGGTGAGGCCCCGCTGCACGCGTCGGCACTCTCCTGGGAGTCCGGGGCGCGGCCGGTGGTCGTGCTCACCAAGGCCGACCTCGTGCCGGACGCGGTCACGCTGGGGCATCTGGTGCAGGACGTGGAGACCGTCGCGCCCGGCGTCGCCGTGCTGCCGGTCAGCTCCGCGCTCGGTGAGGGCCTCGACGTCCTCGCCGCGGTGCTCTCCGGCGGCACCTCCGTACTGCTCGGGCAGTCCGGCGCCGGCAAGTCGACCCTCGCCAACGCGCTGCTCGGCGAGGACGTCATGGACGTCCAGGCCATCCGCGACGCGGACGGCAAGGGACGGCACACCACGACGACCCGCAACCTCCTCGCCCTGCCCGGCGGCGGAGTCCTCATCGACACACCCGGCCTGCGCGGCGTCGGCCTCTGGGACGCCGAGAGCGGGGTCGGGCAGGTCTTCTCCGAGATCGAGGAACTCGCCGCGGACTGCCGTTTCCACGACTGCGCGCACATCGCCGAGCCCGGCTGCGCGGTCCTCGGCGCGGTCGAGTCCGGTGAACTGTCCGAGCGACGCCTCGACAGCTACCGCAAGCTGCTCCGCGAGAACCAGCGGATCGTCGCGAAGAGCGACGCGCGGGTCCGGGCCGAGATCCGCAAGGACTGGAAGCGGAAGGGAGCGGAGGGGCGCGCGGCGATGGAGGCGAAGCGGGGTGGGCGCCGCTGA
- a CDS encoding radical SAM protein → MGSRTALVEDLMERFPGVPREAVFKEDLLRGGVAFDASALSDNEKGDIKPKSYFIFSFDHSTLPELGEAALRRPPEEIILTGGPYDLRRTVVSVRVNPSSPYRVAADEEGVLGLYLDGKRIADVGVPPMPEYYKHKLSNGKSVMEVAPTIQWGYLIYLTVFRVCQYFGAKEECQYCDINHNWRQHKAAGRPYTGVKDVEEVLEALEIIDRYDTAKTSTAYTLTGGAITKTVAGRDEADFYGHYAKAIEERFPGRWIGKVVAQALPRDDVQRFKDYGVQIYHPNYEVWDEYLFKLHCPGKERYVGRDEWHKRILDSAEIFGARNVIPNFVAGVEMAEPFGFKTVDEAIASTTEGLRFFMSQGITPRFTTWCPEPTTPLGKANPQGAPLEYHIRLLQAYRQTMEDFGLSSPPGYGEPGPGRAVFSVSSFMDSLPAVEKSASETGEEVSAQ, encoded by the coding sequence ATGGGCAGCCGCACCGCACTGGTGGAGGACCTGATGGAGAGGTTCCCGGGCGTGCCACGGGAAGCCGTCTTCAAGGAGGACCTGCTCAGGGGTGGTGTGGCCTTCGACGCCTCCGCGCTGAGCGACAACGAGAAGGGCGACATCAAGCCGAAGTCGTACTTCATCTTCTCCTTCGACCACAGCACCCTCCCCGAGCTCGGCGAGGCCGCGCTGCGGCGGCCGCCGGAGGAGATCATCCTCACGGGTGGTCCGTACGACCTGCGCCGCACCGTCGTCTCCGTTCGCGTGAACCCGTCGTCGCCGTACCGCGTCGCCGCCGACGAGGAGGGCGTGCTCGGCCTCTACCTCGACGGCAAGCGCATCGCCGACGTCGGTGTGCCGCCGATGCCGGAGTACTACAAGCACAAGCTCTCCAACGGGAAGTCCGTCATGGAGGTCGCCCCCACCATCCAGTGGGGCTACCTCATCTATCTGACCGTCTTCCGGGTCTGCCAGTACTTCGGCGCCAAGGAGGAGTGCCAGTACTGCGACATCAACCACAACTGGCGCCAGCACAAGGCCGCCGGTCGCCCGTACACAGGTGTCAAGGACGTCGAGGAGGTCCTCGAAGCCCTGGAGATCATCGACCGGTACGACACCGCGAAGACCTCCACCGCCTACACCCTCACCGGCGGCGCGATCACCAAGACGGTGGCCGGACGCGACGAGGCCGATTTCTACGGCCACTACGCCAAGGCCATCGAGGAGCGCTTCCCGGGCCGCTGGATCGGCAAGGTCGTCGCCCAGGCGCTGCCGCGCGACGACGTGCAGCGCTTCAAGGACTACGGCGTGCAGATCTACCACCCCAACTACGAGGTGTGGGACGAGTACCTCTTCAAGCTCCACTGCCCCGGCAAGGAGCGCTACGTCGGCCGCGACGAGTGGCACAAGCGGATCCTCGACTCGGCGGAGATCTTCGGCGCGCGCAATGTGATCCCCAACTTCGTGGCGGGCGTGGAGATGGCCGAGCCCTTCGGCTTCAAGACGGTCGACGAGGCCATCGCGTCCACCACCGAGGGTCTGCGTTTCTTCATGTCGCAGGGCATCACGCCCCGCTTCACCACCTGGTGCCCCGAGCCGACCACCCCGCTCGGCAAGGCCAACCCGCAGGGCGCGCCGCTGGAGTACCACATCCGGCTGCTGCAGGCCTATCGCCAGACGATGGAGGACTTCGGTCTCTCCTCGCCCCCCGGATACGGCGAGCCCGGGCCCGGCCGCGCCGTCTTCTCCGTGAGCTCCTTCATGGACAGCCTCCCGGCCGTCGAGAAGAGCGCCTCGGAGACCGGCGAGGAGGTTTCCGCTCAGTAA
- a CDS encoding cytochrome P450 has product MGTPTSLLRAFRPQVQERLYDFYEELRSADDLFWDRTLGAWVATGHAVVGKATGDPGLSSVRYPDIEAVPEELRPLARVLSRQMLYSDAPDHSRLRALISRAFAPRAVETLRAPIFEAVDRIITRAAPTGRMDIVADLARPLPLTIICDLLDVPQEDRPALSAWSEPIAEAIGNSRLDADRNREASQSMTDMLAYFRELLTRHDTPPAPHTLRALVTAQAGNSDQDLDELLANCALLLIAGHETTTHFIGNATLALLRHPHAADQLRRRPDLMPAAVEELLRYDAPVQLMLRRARHDLDLAGRTIAEGQTVLLVCGAANRDPAVFPDPHVLDFERPGGRHMAFGHGPHFCLGAALARLEGAIVLEALLTRLPGLRLDGTAPQWQRSLNFRGLTRLDVAFTPPTD; this is encoded by the coding sequence ATGGGCACTCCCACCTCGCTGTTGCGGGCCTTTCGGCCTCAAGTACAAGAGCGTCTCTACGACTTCTACGAAGAGCTGAGAAGCGCCGACGATCTCTTCTGGGACCGCACCCTGGGCGCCTGGGTCGCGACCGGGCACGCGGTGGTCGGCAAGGCCACCGGCGACCCGGGGCTGTCCTCGGTGCGCTATCCCGACATCGAGGCCGTCCCCGAGGAACTGCGGCCGCTGGCCCGGGTCCTGAGCCGGCAGATGCTCTACAGCGACGCCCCCGACCACTCCCGGCTGCGCGCCCTGATCAGCAGGGCCTTCGCTCCCCGGGCAGTGGAGACCCTCCGCGCCCCGATCTTCGAAGCCGTCGACCGGATCATCACCCGCGCGGCGCCGACCGGGCGGATGGACATCGTCGCGGACCTCGCCCGGCCCCTGCCTCTCACCATCATCTGCGACCTCCTCGACGTACCGCAGGAGGACCGCCCCGCCCTCTCCGCCTGGTCCGAGCCGATCGCCGAGGCCATAGGCAACTCCCGGCTGGACGCCGACCGCAACCGCGAGGCCTCGCAGAGCATGACGGACATGCTCGCCTACTTCCGCGAACTCCTCACCCGCCATGACACCCCGCCGGCCCCCCACACCCTGCGCGCCCTGGTGACCGCCCAGGCCGGGAACTCCGACCAGGACCTCGACGAACTCCTCGCCAACTGCGCCCTGCTCCTGATCGCGGGTCACGAGACCACCACCCACTTCATCGGCAACGCCACACTCGCCCTGCTCCGCCACCCGCACGCGGCCGACCAGCTGCGCCGCCGGCCCGATCTGATGCCCGCCGCAGTCGAGGAACTCCTGCGCTACGACGCCCCGGTACAGCTGATGCTGCGCCGGGCGCGGCACGATCTGGACCTGGCGGGCCGCACCATCGCCGAAGGGCAGACGGTGCTCCTGGTGTGCGGCGCCGCCAACCGGGATCCGGCCGTGTTCCCCGATCCCCATGTGCTGGACTTCGAGCGGCCCGGCGGACGCCACATGGCGTTCGGACACGGCCCGCACTTCTGCCTCGGCGCCGCGTTGGCCCGGCTGGAAGGCGCGATCGTGCTGGAAGCACTCCTCACCCGGCTCCCCGGCCTACGGCTCGACGGCACCGCGCCGCAGTGGCAGCGCAGCCTCAACTTCCGCGGTCTCACCCGCCTGGACGTCGCCTTCACCCCGCCTACGGACTGA